Proteins from a single region of Flavobacterium sp. K5-23:
- a CDS encoding formimidoylglutamase — translation MEKLIPFTKNDLAKITNHRSGEIKFGEKMVTIPKDTDIISFLKSSDTKYVLFGIPEDIGVRANFGRPGAASAWESAIKNIANIQHNRFCKGSQLLVLGQLDVAEEMKEVEHLNFNNSDDRSKLSQLVAKIDKEVSHIIFSIVEAGKTPIIIGGGHNNSYGNIKGAALAKGKPVNAINFDAHSDFRILEGRHSGNGFSYAYQEGFLKKYFVFGLHENYTSKSVLDIIKKTEDRVRYNTYDSIKIRKEKDFHQEMINAFEFVSTDPYGIEIDLDALPNIASSAMTLSGFSIEEVRQFISFFGNNKNAAYIHICEGAPDLDEEKNNHLIGKLIGYLVTDFIKSNSNII, via the coding sequence ATGGAGAAACTTATCCCTTTTACTAAGAATGACCTTGCAAAAATCACAAACCATAGAAGTGGGGAGATAAAGTTTGGAGAAAAAATGGTAACGATACCAAAGGATACAGATATAATTTCATTTTTAAAATCCTCTGATACAAAATATGTTCTATTTGGCATACCCGAAGATATAGGAGTACGAGCTAATTTTGGAAGGCCCGGCGCAGCGTCAGCATGGGAAAGTGCAATAAAAAACATCGCTAATATTCAGCACAATCGATTTTGTAAAGGTAGCCAACTCTTAGTGCTAGGACAACTGGATGTTGCTGAAGAAATGAAAGAAGTAGAACATTTAAATTTCAACAATAGTGATGATCGCTCAAAATTAAGTCAATTAGTAGCCAAGATTGACAAAGAAGTCTCTCATATCATTTTTAGTATAGTCGAAGCTGGTAAAACACCAATAATCATAGGTGGAGGCCACAATAATTCATACGGAAACATCAAAGGTGCAGCTTTAGCAAAAGGAAAACCAGTTAACGCAATAAATTTTGATGCCCATTCCGATTTTAGAATATTAGAAGGAAGACATAGCGGCAATGGCTTTTCGTATGCTTATCAAGAAGGTTTTTTGAAAAAATATTTCGTTTTTGGATTACATGAAAACTACACATCAAAAAGCGTTTTGGATATTATAAAAAAAACCGAAGATAGAGTTCGCTATAATACATACGATAGTATAAAAATTAGAAAAGAAAAAGATTTTCACCAGGAGATGATCAATGCATTTGAGTTTGTAAGTACTGATCCCTACGGAATTGAAATAGACCTAGATGCTCTTCCTAATATTGCAAGCAGCGCTATGACTTTAAGTGGTTTTTCAATTGAAGAAGTAAGACAATTTATTTCATTTTTTGGTAACAACAAGAATGCTGCTTATATACATATATGTGAAGGTGCTCCAGATTTAGATGAAGAAAAAAACAATCATTTAATAGGCAAACTGATAGGTTATCTGGTTACTGATTTCATAAAATCTAACTCAAACATCATATAA
- a CDS encoding DEAD/DEAH box helicase, giving the protein MLFEDLSLSKSIQRAVYEVGYTTPTPIQEQSIPLVLAGKDLIGCAQTGTGKTAAFAIPIIHQLHRIVGSSKKAKQIRALVVTPTRELAVQIGQSFDTYAKYTNLTQHTIFGGVSQNPQVDALKNGIDILIATPGRLLDLHKQGFVDLDHLHTLVLDEADQMLDMGFVNDVKKIVKLTPKNRQTLFFSATMPIAIRELAEMFLTKPETVTVSPVSSTAENVEQRVYFVEKTEKRNLLYNLIKNENLSDVLVFSRTKHGADNVVKALRKNNIAAEAIHGDKSQNARQRVLDAFKNKEVGVLVATDIAARGIDIDQLPFVINFDLPNIPETYVHRIGRTGRAGNGGVAISFCSKDEHGYWKDIQKLIKVDVKTISDHPYPWHSGNPETAPGGSTKPKNSNRSGGAHKSRKSDASKQNKKRWY; this is encoded by the coding sequence ATGTTATTCGAAGATTTATCACTTTCAAAAAGTATACAAAGAGCCGTATATGAAGTAGGCTATACCACACCCACTCCCATACAAGAACAATCTATTCCACTAGTATTAGCTGGAAAAGACTTGATTGGTTGTGCACAAACAGGAACAGGAAAAACCGCAGCCTTTGCTATACCTATCATACATCAATTGCACCGAATAGTAGGTTCTTCAAAAAAAGCAAAACAAATTCGTGCTTTAGTAGTTACACCCACTAGAGAATTAGCAGTTCAAATAGGTCAGAGTTTTGATACCTATGCAAAATACACTAACCTGACTCAACATACAATTTTTGGAGGTGTTTCTCAAAACCCTCAGGTTGATGCTTTAAAAAACGGGATTGACATTTTAATTGCAACTCCAGGAAGGTTACTCGATTTACACAAACAAGGTTTTGTGGATTTAGATCATTTACATACTTTAGTTCTTGATGAAGCAGATCAAATGCTTGATATGGGTTTTGTTAATGACGTGAAAAAAATAGTAAAACTTACTCCTAAAAACAGACAAACTCTATTTTTCTCAGCAACAATGCCAATTGCAATTAGGGAACTTGCAGAGATGTTTTTAACAAAGCCCGAAACAGTAACGGTTTCACCAGTTTCATCAACAGCAGAGAATGTAGAACAACGCGTTTATTTTGTCGAAAAAACAGAAAAACGTAACCTTTTATACAATTTAATCAAGAATGAAAACTTGTCAGATGTCTTGGTTTTTTCAAGAACCAAACACGGTGCTGATAATGTGGTAAAAGCATTGCGAAAAAACAATATTGCAGCTGAAGCCATTCATGGTGATAAATCTCAAAATGCAAGACAACGCGTTCTTGATGCATTTAAAAATAAAGAAGTTGGAGTACTTGTAGCAACTGACATAGCTGCTCGTGGAATTGACATTGACCAATTGCCATTTGTTATTAATTTTGACTTGCCTAACATTCCTGAAACATACGTACATCGAATAGGAAGAACTGGACGTGCCGGTAATGGAGGTGTTGCTATTTCTTTTTGCAGTAAAGACGAACATGGTTACTGGAAAGACATTCAAAAGCTAATTAAAGTTGATGTAAAAACCATATCTGACCATCCCTATCCATGGCATTCTGGAAACCCGGAAACTGCTCCCGGAGGATCAACCAAACCAAAGAATTCAAACAGAAGTGGAGGGGCTCATAAATCGAGAAAATCTGACGCTTCAAAACAAAATAAAAAACGCTGGTATTAA
- a CDS encoding Hsp20/alpha crystallin family protein yields the protein MDSLVKRSGLGPVANTIFDDLVSRDLFDWSDKNFSSLGSSLPSVNLKETDKKIEVELAAPGLRKEDFKVEINNNMLFISSEKEEEKEEKRKKDNYYRKEFNYQSFCRSFSLPDYVDENKINANYKDGILHIEIAKKEGSPKPVSKTIPIK from the coding sequence ATGGATTCACTAGTAAAAAGAAGCGGTTTAGGCCCTGTTGCTAACACAATATTTGATGATTTAGTTTCAAGAGATTTGTTCGATTGGAGTGATAAAAATTTTTCATCCCTTGGAAGTAGTCTTCCATCCGTAAATTTAAAAGAAACGGATAAAAAAATAGAAGTTGAACTAGCGGCTCCGGGATTAAGAAAAGAAGATTTTAAAGTTGAGATTAACAATAATATGCTTTTCATTTCGTCAGAAAAAGAAGAAGAGAAAGAGGAAAAAAGAAAAAAAGACAATTATTACAGAAAAGAATTTAATTACCAATCTTTTTGCAGATCCTTTAGCCTACCTGACTATGTTGATGAAAATAAAATAAATGCAAACTACAAAGACGGGATACTTCACATTGAAATTGCAAAAAAAGAAGGAAGTCCAAAACCTGTATCAAAAACAATCCCTATTAAATAA
- a CDS encoding response regulator: protein MRIFLFLFLSFNLLSDIPVTKNNLPTKKEIRKLADQASIYLHKSNYEKSFASSRLALKYAIAIKDDYLIAKCYNTIGSNYEQFSEFDKAIVYYEKGLDFATKSKNDTVKTYISNNLGNIYFFEKKQYEKGIKYYNKSLEFFEKNKDTSRIVFTKLNITWAYFDIGKFEQGKPYLDYINKHQNKYNESKALVILNMLNGMYYGYIGKNEKANSSFMNAIKIGRETNEKVDLSYSHQEYSKYLLKKRNFEKAYQNLDQYNKITKELNDSEQLKRAYAVGANLEIDEYKRKISKIKAEKQLQFLSLKKSKFIVLLFIFLLFITLLILYILYKSYIFKKKTNTILTLANEELIIAKEKAEEVSHLKTQFVSTITHELRTPLYGIVGLTNLLLDEHKELVNSPYLNSLKFSAKYLLSLINDVLQINKIEDNRIVLEHLSFNMADEINSIQNSLSFMAINHNNTINVIIDPNIPEFIIGDKLRLSQVMINLISNALKFTKDGEVNISVKLIEIVNSSYYIEFEIRDNGIGIAEKDQEKIFDNFVQVDRKEMDYQGTGLGLSIVKRLLDLFGSTISLESKIGEGTTFKFVISFELDTVESLKILNLIEVEMPASKVVNVLVVEDNLINQIVTRKIIEKHSFTCSIVNSGIDALEIVEKEKFDIILMDINMPIMNGFETTKKLRQKGINIPVIALTAFDKEEIVEEALSAGINDIIVKPFEPVKLFQLMNTLMLQNRNKILSN from the coding sequence GTGAGAATCTTTTTATTTCTATTTCTTTCGTTTAATCTTCTTAGTGACATTCCTGTTACTAAAAACAACTTACCTACAAAAAAAGAAATTAGAAAATTAGCAGATCAAGCCTCAATATATTTGCATAAGTCTAATTATGAAAAATCATTTGCCTCTTCTAGACTTGCATTAAAATACGCAATAGCGATTAAGGATGACTATCTAATTGCTAAATGTTATAATACAATTGGATCTAATTATGAGCAATTCTCAGAATTTGATAAAGCAATTGTTTATTATGAGAAAGGATTGGATTTTGCAACTAAATCAAAAAACGATACAGTTAAAACTTATATTTCTAATAATTTAGGTAATATCTATTTTTTTGAGAAGAAGCAATATGAAAAGGGAATTAAGTATTATAATAAATCGTTAGAATTTTTTGAAAAAAACAAAGATACGAGTCGTATAGTTTTTACTAAGCTGAATATTACTTGGGCTTATTTTGATATTGGAAAATTTGAACAAGGGAAGCCTTATTTAGATTATATAAATAAACACCAAAATAAATATAACGAAAGTAAAGCGCTGGTAATATTAAATATGCTTAACGGTATGTATTATGGATATATTGGTAAAAATGAGAAGGCAAATTCTTCTTTTATGAATGCCATTAAGATAGGTAGGGAAACTAATGAAAAAGTTGATTTGTCCTATTCACATCAAGAATATTCAAAGTATTTATTGAAGAAGAGGAATTTTGAAAAGGCTTATCAAAATTTAGATCAATATAATAAAATAACGAAAGAACTTAATGACTCTGAACAGCTAAAACGCGCTTACGCTGTAGGGGCTAATTTAGAGATTGATGAGTATAAAAGAAAAATCAGTAAAATAAAAGCTGAAAAACAATTACAATTTTTAAGTTTAAAGAAATCTAAATTTATAGTTTTATTGTTTATTTTTTTACTTTTTATTACATTGCTGATACTTTATATTTTATATAAAAGTTATATTTTTAAAAAGAAAACGAATACAATTCTTACTCTTGCTAATGAAGAATTAATTATTGCTAAAGAAAAAGCTGAAGAAGTTTCTCATTTAAAAACTCAATTTGTTTCTACTATTACTCATGAATTGCGCACACCATTATACGGGATTGTTGGTCTTACAAATTTGCTGCTAGATGAGCATAAAGAATTAGTTAATAGTCCTTATTTAAATTCTTTAAAATTTTCTGCTAAATATTTATTGTCACTCATTAATGATGTACTGCAAATTAATAAAATTGAGGATAATAGAATAGTTCTGGAACATTTGTCATTTAATATGGCGGATGAGATTAACTCAATCCAAAATTCCTTGTCATTTATGGCGATAAATCATAATAATACAATCAATGTGATTATTGACCCGAATATACCTGAATTTATTATTGGTGATAAATTAAGATTGTCACAAGTAATGATTAATTTAATTAGTAACGCATTGAAATTCACTAAAGATGGAGAAGTAAATATAAGCGTTAAGTTAATCGAAATTGTAAATAGTTCATATTATATAGAGTTCGAAATCAGAGATAATGGTATTGGTATTGCCGAAAAAGATCAGGAAAAAATATTTGATAATTTTGTTCAAGTTGATAGAAAAGAGATGGATTATCAAGGGACAGGTTTAGGTTTGTCAATTGTAAAAAGATTGCTAGATTTATTTGGAAGTACTATTTCATTAGAAAGTAAAATAGGGGAGGGAACAACTTTTAAATTTGTAATTTCTTTCGAATTAGATACTGTTGAATCATTAAAGATACTTAATCTAATAGAAGTAGAAATGCCTGCTAGTAAGGTTGTTAATGTTTTAGTAGTTGAAGACAATCTTATAAATCAAATTGTAACAAGAAAAATTATAGAAAAACATAGTTTCACCTGCTCAATAGTAAATTCAGGAATTGATGCATTAGAAATAGTAGAGAAAGAAAAGTTTGATATTATATTAATGGATATTAATATGCCAATAATGAATGGTTTTGAAACTACTAAAAAATTACGTCAAAAAGGGATTAATATACCAGTTATTGCCTTAACAGCTTTCGATAAAGAAGAAATAGTTGAAGAGGCTTTGTCTGCAGGTATTAATGATATAATTGTAAAACCATTTGAACCGGTAAAATTATTTCAGCTTATGAACACTTTGATGCTACAAAATAGAAATAAAATATTATCAAATTAA